One Natronorubrum halophilum genomic window, GATCGGCAGCGACCATCGGACGACCCGGAGATCCGCCGCCACCAAGTCCTCGATGTCCGGCCGCCGAACCTTTACGGCGACTTCGCGGCCGGTGTGGCTCTCTGGAGCCGACTGCGGCCCGTCAGTCCCAGTCTCGATGCGCGCTCGATACACCTGTCCGAGGCTCGCCCCGCTGATCGCCTCGGTCTCGAACTCCTCGAAGCGGTCGTCTAGCGGCCCGAGTTCGTCCTCGATCACCCGCCTGGCGGCGGTCCACTCGGCGGGCGGCACCTCGTCCTGGAGCGCCGCGAGAACGTCGATGTAGGCCGGCGGCAACACGTCGGGCCGGGTCGAGAGCAGTTGACCGAGTTTGATGAACGTCGGACCGAGCGTCAACAGCGACTCGAGCAGGACCTCGGCGCGGTGGCGGTGGGTCTCGGCGTCGACCCGGCGCGGACGGCCGAACAGGAGAAACCGACGACGGTCGCGGGCGTACGCGAGCAACAGCGGGAGGAACTGCCACGCGACGAGAACGAATCGCTTGTATGCGCGGAGGGAGACCAGTCTCGGTCACCCCATGTTAGCCGGCGTCCTCGTCGACGACGTCGATGGTCGTCTCTCCACCCGAAGACAACTTGGGCAGCGTCAACTCGAGGACGCCGCGTTCCACCGTCGCCTCCGATTCCGTTTCGACCGCGTCCGCGGGCAAAGGAAGTTCGACATCGAGAAAGAGCGACCGGTTCTCCTCGAGGTAACGATAGTCCTCGTTGGGGTCTTTTTCGCGGTGAGCCTCGATCGAGATGCGGCCGTCCTCGACCGTCAGGGTGAGCGAGTCGGCGGTAACACCGGGGACGTCGAGGACGAGCAGATAGGCGTCCTCGCTCTCGAGAAGGTCGAAGAAAACGTCCTCGGAGAGATTCCCTAATGCATCGCGGAGCGCTGACATAGCTACAGGTTCGAACGCGGATACGAAAAAGCCCGCGGTAGCGGCCGATTCGATGGGAACGATGGAAACTGGGTGCGTCCCCGATCCGGTTTCCGAGCGAACCCGTAGTCCCCCACGCTTTTGGCGTCCGGCGACCCGGTTCAGAGTATGGAAGGAGCCGACAACGAGCGCAAGCGGTCCGGGTTCAAGGTACGGACCCCGGTCGACGAAGCGCGCCGAATACTCAGGGAGGCCGTCGTAGCGGGGCACGACGGAATCGGTATCGACGGCGACGATAGCGACGGTCCTGCGAGCGTCGGTGCCGGCGACATCCCGCCCACGACGGATACGGAACTCGTGGACATCGAACGCGCGGACGGGCGAGTGCTTGCCGCTCCCGTCGCGTCCGCCCGAAACGTCCCCCACTATCGGCGAGCGGCGATGGACGGCTACGCCGTTCGAGCCGCGGACACGTTCGGGGCCAGCGACCGCTCCCCCGAAGTGCTCCGAGTCGCAGCGGGAACCGGCCGCGACGCCGAAGTCGCGCCGGAAACGGCCGCCCGCGTTCACACCGGAAGTGCCCTTCCCGAGGGTGCGGACGCCGTCGTCATGATCGAACAGGTCACCGAACTCGAGTCGGTCGACGAACTCGAGGTCGCCGACGCGGTCGCGGAGGGCGAAAACGTCGCGCCCGTCGGCGAGGATATCGAGGAGGACCAACGGCTCTACGCGGCCGGCCACCGGCTCCGGCCGTCGGATCTCGGCCTCCTGCGCTCTGCAGGCTACGCGAAGGTGTCGGTCGCGAAGCGGCCGACGGTCGGCGTGATCCCGACGGGCGAGGAACTCGTCTCGAGCGACCCGGGACCGGGCGAGGTCATCGAAACCAACGGACTCACGGTCTCCCGGCTGGTCGAGCGCTGGGGCGGCCGCTCGACGTACCGAGACGTCGTCACCGACGACCCCGAATCGCTGCGCGTGGCGATTCAGCGGGACCTGACGAAGGACGTGATCGTCACCACCGGCGGCTCTTCCGTCGGTCAACGCGACCTGCTGCCCGAGGTGATCGACGACCTCGGCGAGGTGCTCGTCCACGGCGTCGGCCTCAAACCCGGCCATCCCGTCTGTCTCGGCGTCGTCGAAGGGACGCCCGTACTCGCGCTGCCCGGCTACCCCGTCGCCTGTATCGTCAACGCCGTCCAGTTCCTGCGGCCGACCGTACGCTGGCTCGAGGGGACGACTCCGGATCCACACCCCACGACGCACGCGCGCCTCGAGCGAAAGATCCCGAGCGAACCCGGGACGCGAACGTTCGCGCGGGTACAACTCGAGGCGCGCGAGGAGACGGACCTCGAGGCCGACGAGCCGCAGTTCGTCGCAACTCCGACGCGAGCGAGCGGGTCGGGGGTGCTCTCGAGCGTCGCGCTCGCCGACGGCTGGGTGGTCGTCGGCGATGACCGCGAGGGGATTCCGGCCGGCGAGAGGGTCGCCGTGGAGGACTGGGAACCGAACCCGTAACAACCGCGGGACAGGCGAACGGTGGACCACCATCGTTTAATAGAGATGTCTGTGTACGTGTCCAGTAACGATGGAATGGAACGAGTTCCTCGAGGGAGAGTCGCTCACCGGACGGCAAGCCGTGATCATTTTCTTCGGCTTCCTGCTGTTGGTTATCTTCGCCGGGGTACTACTCGTCGTGTTCAGTGACGTCTTCCAGGGGCTCGTGTGATCGCGCCGCAACCGACGGAAGAGTAACCGACGCGGCCCACGAAACGGCGCTGTCAGTCATCTCTCTACCGGATCGCGAGTCGAACCGCGTCCGCGAGCGCGTTCACCCGGGCGACGTGCTCGTAGGAGCCATCGCGAACCCCGTTCGTCACGTAGGAAAAGCCGATATTCTCCTCGGGATCGGCCCAGCCGACGCTACTGCCGAGTCCGGCGTGGCCGAACGTCCGCTCCGGCGACAGCGAACCGTACGGGGCGACGGTCGTCCCGCCCTTCCAGAATCCGAGACAGAACCGCGCCTCGCGGCCGATCGTTCCGTCAGCCTCCGTTTCGGCCTCGAGGCGAGTCATCCGTTCGACGGTTTCCGGTTCGAGTATCCGCACCCCATCGAGCTCGCCGCCGTTGGCGAGACAGGCGTAGAAGCGGGCCATGTCGCCGGCCGTCCCGATGCCGTTGGCGGCGGGGATGACGGACCGGTGGATCGCCTCGTCGTTGAACGGGGCCGCGACTTCGGCGTGATCCCCGAGTCCCTCGCCGGGGTCCCGACAGCGGTCGAACTCCTCGAAGCCGACCAGCGTCGCCACGTTGTCGTCCTCGTCCGCCCGAAGGCCGATACCGGTGTCTGCCATTTCGAGCGGTTCGAACACGCGTTCCGCGGCGGCCTCCTCGATCGGCGTCCCCGATACCCGGCGAACGAGTTCCCCGACCAACCAGCCGAACGTGAGGGCGTGGTACGCCGGAACCGCCCCCGGCGAGTGGACGAGGTCCATCGCCTCGAGGTGCTCCACGACGGCGTCCCAGTCGCTCCAGAGGTCGGGACGGTCGTCGATCTCCCCCCGGGGCAGTCCGGCGGTGTGGCTTAGCACCTGCCGAACGGTGACGGCGGCTTTCTCGGTGCCCGCCTCGGCGAACTCGGGCCAGTGATCCACGACGCGGTCGTCGTACTCGAGCGCCCCCTCCTCGACGAGGGAGTGGAGCGTCACGGCTCCGTAGGGTTTCGTACTGGAAAAGAGGACGTGCCGCGTCTCACCCGTCTCCGCCTCGCCGTCCGGACCCGTGACGCCGCCAGCGAGATCGAGCGCCCGCTCGCCGTCGACGTAGACGCTCAACTGAGCGCCGTGATGGAGCCCCACCTCGAGGTGCCGATAGAAGAGGGCGGCGATCCGTTCCCGATCCGTCTCGGTAAGTCGTGACATGCCACCACCCTCACGCGGTAGGGTTGTAACCGTTGTCTTCCCGACGGAGAATTGCCCTCACTCGAGTCGGTGCCAGCGCGGCGCCGACTCGAGGCTCGGCAGGACCGACTCCAGATCCAACTGCGCGGCACCGTAAAATCGCTGCCGGCCGACGGGGGTGCGGACGCGCAACACGACGGTGTTCGTCGTCACTCGAAAGATCGACAGCAGCCATGACCGTCCTGACTGCTCCCACTCGCTGTGAAGCGTCGCATCGTCGTCGTCGACGACGCGTGACCCCAGTTCCCAGCTCAGCCGCGATAGATGCGCCAGATCGATCGGGACGGCGTCGGGAAGGGATACACCCGTGGCACCACCCTGTTGGAAGCCATGCGTAGCCATACCACGAGCATCACCGCTCGAGCGGAAAAAGCCATTCATCCAGTTTTCTTTATAAGTAAGTCGTCGTTTCGACGGGAATCGACCCCCCGCTACGGGGGATCCGGACACCTGTCGCTCGGCGCTCGAGTCGAGTATCCGTCCATCGACGGTCGGCGAACGGACCCGGATCGCCGCGGTCGGTTCCGTACACCGGAGCGGGACGGGCGCGACGCTAGTCTCCGGGCGCGGATTCGGGGCGGTACGCGCGACTGATCGCTTTCCAGTGGCCGGCCTCGAACCGGTAGTAGGTGACGACGGCGGGGACGAGCGTCTCGAGGAGCAACGCGGCGTAGAGCGCGCCGATTCCCAGCGGCGTCACGACCTCGAGGGAGGGGATCGGGACCGAGACGGCGCCGAGGAAGGCGACGGGGAGCGCGAAGACGTACAGGCCGAGTACCTGCCCGTAGAACGGCCAGCGGGTGTCGCCGCTGGCGCGGAGCGGGCCGGTCGCGCCGCCGCTGACGCCGCGGAAGACGACGCTCACGCAGGCGACGGCGATGAACGTCGTCACGAGCGGCAGGATCGCCGGGTCGTCCACGAAGACGCGACCGACCTGCTCGGCGAAGACGAGCACGACCGCCGCGCTGACGAGGTAGACGCCGACGCCGAACCAGAGGACCTCTCGGCCGTACGTGTCGGCGTCCTGCTCGTCGCCGATGCCGAGTTCCTGTCCGACCAGGCTGCTCGAGGCGAGCGAGAAGCCCCAGCCGGGAGTATCCATCAGATCGCGAACGCGCCGGGCGACGACGTAGGCGGCGAGAACGTTCGGGCCGAAGAACGCGACGATCGCGAGCATCGGGAACTGCGCGCCACGCCGGGCGACGTTCGTGAAGACGAGCGGTGTGCCGATGCTGAGGACGTCCCGAACGTCGGCGACCGTCGCCTGCGGCCACCCGAGACTGAGGGTCACCGGGAACTCGCCGACCAGCGGCAGTCGGCCCGTGGTGAATCCGGTGACGAACGCGGCCAGGACGACGACGTTCGCGACGACGGTTCCGATCGCCGCGCCGACGACGCCCATCCCCAGCCCGAAGATCAACGCCGCATTGAGCCCGACGTTGACGAGGGCGCCGCCCGTACGGAGCATCATCGGCGTCCACGCGTCGTCGGCACCGACGAGCGTCCGGCTCCCGATGAGATTCAGCGCCGCGAACGGGACGCCGATGGCGACGACCCTGAGGTAGTCCGCGCCGTACGCGATCGACGTGGCGTCGTTCCCTACGAGTGCGACCAGTCCGTCAGGAACCAGCCAGTAGAGGGCGGCCAGCGGGAGCATGATCGCGACGACGACGAGACCGCTGGTCGTCACCGCCAGCGAGACCTCCTCGGCGCTCCCGCCGGTGTAGCGCTGGGAGACCAGCCCGATCGTCGCGCCGGCGATCCCGCCGCCGATCCCGAACGCCAGCCCCCAGAAGGGGGTCGCGAGCCCGACGCCAGCGATGGCTGCCGGCCCGAGGGCGATCCCGACCATCGCGATATCCGCCGCGGACTTGGACATCCGGGCGAGTCCCGTCACGATCCGCGGCCACGCGAGGTCGGTCGTTCGCTCGACGCGTCGCGGTTCGATTACCCCGAATCGCGCGAGCAGCGAGCCGACTGCAAGGAGGAACCAGCGGAACGGGTTCGGGAGGGTACTCCATCGAAAAGACACGACCGTGGGTTTGGGTTCTGGCAATAAAGGACTTGATATCGGGGAAGACACCGAGAGATGTTCGCATTTTCTCGGGAAATTATACCATGATCGTTCATCGAGATACGAGACTGTTCGTTCGCGTCACACCGACACCGTCACCGCTCTCGAGACGCCGCGGTCGACCGACGTTTTTACCCTCGGCCCGCCAACTGCGAGTATGGAACGCAAGGAGTTTCGCGATCTCGCCTCCCCCGATGACGCGCGTGCGGCTATCGGCTCGCTTTCGCTCGAGGGCGGTATCGACCGCGTCTCGCTCGAGGACGCCCGCGGGCGGGTGATCGTAACCCGACTCGACGCCGAACTCGACGTGCCGGGGTTCGACCGGGCGAGTCTGGACGGCTACGCCCTCCGGGCGCGGGACACGTTCGGTGCGGACGAGGCCGATCCGGCGCGACTCGAGGTCGTCGGCGAGGTCCACGCCGGCGAGAAACCCGACGTCGAACTCGAGGACGGACAGGCCGCCGAGATCTCGACGGGTGCGGTGATGCCGTCGGGAGCGGACGCGATGGTTCCGGTCGAGCGCACGGATACCGACGGATCCGGCGACGGCGGTACCGACGTGCTGATTCGAACGTCGGTCGCACCCGGAGACAACGTCATGTTCGCCGGCACGGACGTCGCCGCGGGCGAACGCGCGCTCGGTCCTGGAACCCGAATCACGCCCCGCGACATCGGATTGCTCTCCGCACTCGGGATCGACGAGGTTCCCGTTCGCGGGAAACCGCGAGTCGGCATCGTCTCGACGGGCGACGAACTCGTCAGGCCGGGCGAGGACCTCGAGAGCGAGCGCGGCGAGATCTACGACGTCAACAGCTACACGATCGCCGCGGGGGTCGAGGACGCCGGCGGGGAGGCGGTGCTCTACCCCCACGCCGGCGACGAACGGGACGAGATGGAGCGCGTACTCCGGGAGGCCGCCGGCGAGTGCGACCTCGTGCTCTCCTCGGGATCCACCAGCGCGAGTGCGGTCGACGTCATCTACCGCGTGATCGAAGAGCAAGGCGAACTGCTGCTCCACGGCGTCAGCGTCAAACCCGGAAAGCCGATGCTCGTCGGACGCCTGGAGTCGTCGGCCTACGTCGGCCTTCCCGGCTACCCCGTCTCCGCGATGATGGTCTTTCGAACGTTCGTCGCGCCGGCGATCCGCGAGGCTGCGGGGCTGCCCGAGCCCACGGCAGCGACGATATCGGGGCGGATGGCCCGCCAGGAGCGGTACGGGGAAGGACGGCTGCGACTCATGCCCGTCGGCGTAGTCGGGGATGCGACCGGCGATCCCCTCGTCTACCCCGTCGATAAGGGTAGCGGCGCGACCACCAGCCTCGCCGAAGCCGACGGCGTCGTCGAAGTCGATCCGGAAACCGACTATCTCGAGGCGGGCGAATCCGTCGCCGTCCGGCTCTTTTCGCCGGACGTCCGGCCGCCCACGCTGTTGGGCGTCGGCGAGGACGACCCCACGCTGAACCGGCTGCTCGACGGCCTCGAGAACCCGCGCTACCTCTCGGTCGGTTCGCGGCCGGGCGTCCGGCGACTCCGAGAGGGCGTTCCCGACGTCGCCGTCGTCGCCGGTCCCCTCGACCGCGATATCGAGGCGACCGAACTCGGGCGCTGGAGCCGCGAGTGGGGACTGATCGTCCAGGCCGGCAACCCCCGCGAAATCGAGGCGCTGGCTGACGTGGTTGATCGCGACCTGCGCTTCGTCAACCGGACGACCGACTCGGGGCTGCGCTCGAGTCTCGAGGCCGCCGTCGACGATCTCGCGGCCGATCGCGACGCCAACGCTCGCGACGTCCGCGGGACGATCGACGGCTTCGATCTCGGGCTTCGAGCCCACGAAAGTCCCGCGCGGAAGGTCATCGCGGGCGAGGCCGACGTCGGCCTCGGACTGCGCGAGACCGCGGATCGACTCGACCTCGGCTTCGTCCCCGTCGGCGAGCAGTCGGTGCGAGTCCTCGCGAACCCCGACCGCACGGGCAAGGACAGCGTGCGGGAACTGAAAACGGCACTCGAGAGCGGACCGAACGGCGACTGACGAACGCCGGATATATTTCAACAGAATCGACAGTCAGGACCGTCGGAACAGTGATTTTTACGCCCGTACGGTGTACCCATCGTGATGTCGACGATAGCCGAGTTCCGGCTACCAGCGGTGGAGACGACACTGGGAACAGCGATCGAACACGCAGCCGGAGCCACGTTCGAACTGGAGTCCTCAGTATCGAAAACGCGGCCCTCTCTTTGGGTATCCGGTGTCGACCGCGAGACGGCCAATGCCGCCTTCGAGGCGGATCCGTCGGTCGAGGAGTATGACTTACTCGTCGAAACCGAGTCGAGACTGTTGTTCGACGTGAGCTTCGTCGACGAGACGATGGGACTCCGCGACGAACTGCTCGCCGACGGCGGCTCCCTCCTGGAGATGTGGGGCACCGACGGCTGGTGGCAAGTCAGGGTCCGATTTCGCAGTCGGGACACGCTCACCGACGCCTACGACCGACTCGAGGAAGCGGGGATCTCCGCCGACCTCCGGCGGGTAACCGACGTCAGCGGCGTCACGGACGACGAGACCAGATTGACCCCCGAGCAACAGGAGGCCCTCGAGGCCGCACTCGAGCACGGCTACTTCGAGATACCGCGAGGGATCTCGATGGAGGAGCTGGCGGGCGAACTGGGCATCTCCCATCAGGCGCTCTCCGAGCGGTTTCGCCGTGCCTACGAGACGCTGGTCGACGACGAACTCCAGCCGGCGGGCGAACAGTCGCGCGCCGAATAACCGGTCGCTCGAGACGGACGACGGCGCCGGGACCATCTGCGTGGCCAACGTTTACAGCGACCAGCGTGGCAGACGTCATCGCATGCTCGAGCTTTACCAGGCGGAACGCTGTCCGCACAGCACGGACGTCAGAGCGACGCTCACGGATCTCGGCGTCTCGTACGTCATCCACAACCCCCGCCGACCCGGCTCCGAAGGCGGCGACGTACTCAACGAACAGACCCAGCAGGCGATGACGAAACTGGGCGGTAAGGACTCGATTCCGTTCCTCGTCGACACCGATCGCGAGGAAACGCTCTACGAGAGCGAGGAGATCATCGACTACCTCGAGCGCCACTACGGGTGAGGCGCGGACGACCGCGGCGACGAGGACGCGAGAACGCGTCGTCGATCAGTCGCCCGAGTGAGAGGGCAGCAGATCGTGAACGAAAACCTCGTGAGGGACGTCGGGGAGCTGCGGCGGGACGACCCCCTCGCTCGAGTCGATCGTGTGTCCCGTCTCGACGTGATGTTCGATCGCTCGTCGCGATCGGACTCGAGCCGCTGGTTCGTCGGTCTCGCTCGTCCACCAGTCGCAGTTGAGACAGTACTTCATCGCGTTTCTGACTCTACCTGGAAGTGAACTGGTGAATCCTTTTCGGTCTCGCTCGGACCGAGCGCACTCGCCGAAGCGTGGCTCGACGAGCGGCGTTCTCGACTCGAGAGCGCGACTCCGTCGCCCTCAGAACAGTTCGTCGAACGACTGCACGCGGTAATCGCCGCGCACGCACTGCCCCCGGCGTTCGTGGCCGACGCGTTCGACGTGGATCGCGTCGAGGCCCGCGTTCCAGGCCGCGCCGACGTCGTTGGCACCGTCACCCGCGAGCACGCCCTCGTGGCCGTTGTTGCCGACCCCGAGATCGTTCATGACGGACTGAACGGGGGCGGGGTCGGGCTTCCAGCCGGTTTCCGGGGTGCAACAGAGTCGCGCGTCGAACCAGTCCCGAATGTCGAGGTGATCGAGAACCGGCTCGCAGAGGAACCGTTGACAGTGCGTGACCAGCCCGACCGGCTCCTCGAGGTCGGCGACGAACGCCGCGTCCTCGTGAAGGTAGGTCTGTTCGGCCCGGACCTGCGGATCTTCCTCGTCATGGAAAGCCGTCCAGAACTCGTCGGGGTCGACGCCCCACTCCCGGAGCTGTCGGTCGCGAGAGCCGGTCAGACCGCTCCAGAGGATATCGGCCTCCCGGTCGGTGAACTCGCGACCGAGCCGGTCGCCGACTCGGTCGAACACGTCGCGGGTGTACGACCACTCGACGTCGACGAGCGTTCCGTCGAGATCGAGCAGCCAGAAGTCGTACTCGCAGTCGACGGCCGTCGCGCCATCCATCGGACGCTGAGGTACGGCCGTCTCGGATAAAGGTGTATCGCCCGTCACGTCAGGACTCGTCGGCTGTTTCCGCCGCTCCGTCCGCGTCGGTAACCCTGATACTCGAGCCCAGATACTTCGAGAGCACCTCGTCGACGTTTTCGGCGTTGAACGCCTCGAGATCGGCCGCGATCGCCTCCTTCAGCGCCGTGAAGTACTCTTGGTCGACCTGCAGTTCGCGAAACGCGACCGACTCGACGGACTCGCCGAGCCACTCCTCGGCGAGTCGGCGACCGTGCGCCTCGTCGCCCACCTCGCCGCGCCACAGCGTATCCCGGAAGAACAGCCAGCCCTCGCGGCCGGGTTCCGGAGCCTCGCGAAAGACGGTTACCGTCGTCCGGGCCGACGACGACTCGAGGCGGACCGACGACTCCTCGGACTCGAGGCGGAGCCGTGCGCGGAAGACGTACCGGGCTTTCATCGGGAGCGACGGTTAGGCGTCTCGCTCGGATTCGATCAGCTCCGCCATCTCGATGTCATCGCCCGTGATGCCGCCTTCCTCGTGGGAGGTGAGTCGGATCTCGACTTCGGCGTACCGGATGATAATCTCGGGGTGGTGAAACTGCGCCTCGGCGATCTCACCGACCATCTGCGCGAAGTTGACGCCGCGGAGGTAGTCGTCGAACTCGTAGGTTCGAACGATCTCGTCGCCCTCGCGATCCCAGTCGTCCGGAAGCTGTGACTCGATTTCGTCGTCGGAAAGCAGATCAGCCATGCTCGCTGGAACGGCGCGCAATCAGATAATAATTGTGCCACGCGGGTTCGTCGGGGCGGCTATCGGCCCCGACCGAGGCGGGGCAAATCCGCCCCGCTCGAGGTCAAAAACGGATCACCGACAACGACTTATCGACGAGCGGAGTACGTGCTGGCAATATCATGTGCGATCTGTCTGCGGACTGCTCGAACGACGGAACGTGTCAGCTCGTCCTTCGAAACGAGCACACGGGAATCGAAACAACCGAGTATCACTGCAAAGCACATCTCGTTCTCCGAATCTGGGAAGTCGAAGCGGACGACGATCTGAGCGTCGTCAGCGCGACCAAACTCTGGAACTAACTACTACCGACGCAGTTAATCGTCGTCAGTCGCCTCGAGTTGCGGTTTGACGGACATCGTACCGGGCGTCAACGGTGACGCCATCGGCCCGTCGTCGCCGCCGAAGTCGGGATCGAACAGTTGGAGCGCGGTGTTGATCGTGCTCCAGTCGTCCTCGGCAGCGGCTTCTCGCAGGCTCTTTGTCGGCGGCGCGAGCAACTGATTGACCAGCGCGTCGGCCATCGCTTCGACGACCTCGCGCTGGTCCGCGGAAAACTGCTCCCCGTCGAGTTGCGAGAGCGCCGTCTCGAGTTCCCGCTCTTTCATCCGGTTTGCGGACTCGTACATCGCGGCGATCACCTCGTCCGCGCGGGCTCGTTTGTACTGCTCGCAGAGCAGTTCAAACTCCCTGTCGATCATCGACTCGACCTCGCGAGCCGCGTCGGCGCGTTGCTCGCGGGTTTCCGTGGTAACCGACTCGAGGTCGTCGAGATCGTAGACGGTCACGGTCGACAGCGAATCGGCGGCCGGAACGACGTCGCGCGGTTGGCCGAGGTCGACGACGACCTGCGCCGGACCGGTGCCGCCGTCACCGCCCGTGCCATCGTTTTCGCGCCCGCTATCGGCGCTCTCGAGCTGTCGCGGCTCGAGCACCGGCTCCGCGCTTCCGGTTGCCGTGATGACGACGTCGACCTCGCTCGCGACGGTGTCGAGCGCCTCCAGGGGCACGGCGTCGGCCGCCGCCTCGAGTTCGCTCGCGAGGTGTTCGGCGTGTGAGACGGTTCGGTTCGCGACGACGACGGTCCCAACGCCGGCGTCCGCGAGACTGCGAGCGGCGAGTCGTCCCATCTCGCCGGCCCCGACGACGAGGGCGGTGGCCCCCTCGAGCGGAACGTCCCGGGCGGCGAGCGTCGTCGCCGCCGAGCCGAGCGAGACGACGCCCTCGTTGATCCCGGTCTCGGTACGGGCGCGCTCGCCGACGTGGATCGCCTTCGTCACGGCGGCCTCGAGCATCTTCCCGATGCCGCCGGCGTTGCGGGCGTCCTCGTAGGCCGTTCGGACCTGTCCGATGATCTGGTCCTCGCCGAGGACGACCGACTCGAGTCCGGATGCGACGCATAGCAGGTGGTGGAGGCTCTCGTCGTGGTCCGTCAGGACGACCGCATCGTCGTCGACCGGCGCGAAAAATTCCTCGAGGGCGGCCCGTCCGACGTCGGCGTCGGTGCCGACGACGTAGGCTTCGACCCGGTTGCACGTCGAGAGCACGTACGCCTCTTCGACCGCCGGGACGGAACAGAGGTCGGCGACGCCGGCCCGCTGGCTCTCGGGGCTGGCAGCGGCGAGATCGTCGACGCTGCCGCTCTCGTGAGTTACTCGACCAGCGGTCACGACCCCGGCCGGAATCACGGCCGGTCACCCCCGTGGGGCAGTTCCTCGGCCAGCACGTCCTCGATCACTTGCTCACAGTTAGGAGTACCCGTACGTAAAGCTGTCCAAAGGGCCGGGGAATTGACGACATCGGTGACGATCTGCCGTCGTCGCTCGGGCGGAACGTCCCGCGCTTTGAGCTCCGTCCGGAGCCGTCCGCAGACCGTCGCCATCTCGCCCGCTCCCGAGAGCGTCTCCTCGAGTTCCGCTCGGAGGTGCTTGCTCAGCGCGGGCGCGGTTCCGCCGGTTGCGATCGAAACGACTACCGGGTCCTCGCGCACGGTCGCCGGAACCACCACGCTACCGGAATCGCGTCCGCCCGCCCGATCCGCGCGGTTGACGAGCACCCCGCGGTCTCGAGCGGCGTCGGCGACGGCCTCGTTGACCGCCTCGTCGTCCGTCGCGGCGACGACCAGAGCGGGCGCAGTCCGCTCGAGCCAGTCGGCGACATCGGCCGGTTCCGGCGCGGATTTTATCAGTTCGGCGCCGCCAAAGTCCAGATCGGCGAACTCGGGGCTGACGACGAGCACCTCGGCTTCGCGAGCGAACCGTCGGGCCTTTCGAGCACCGACCGGACCGCCGCCGAAGACGAGTACCGTCGCATCCGTGAAATCGTGCAAGAGTGGGATCATGCTGGGAAGTGGGCCATCGACCGTGGGTGGTTACTCGGATTCGGTGTTGGCTTCAGCGCGCTCGTCCAACCGAATGCCCGTCTTCTTCAGTATTTGCGTCGAGAACAGCGAGTCCCAGTCGTCGTCTGTGACGTCCCAGTAGTCGGCCATGGTGTCTCGAACCTGGTCGATGCGCTGTCGGCTCTCTTCCTCGCTGCGGCCGTGGGTCATCGCGAAGAAGTTGTACGGCCAGACGCCCTCGTGGCGCGGCCGCCGGTAGCAGTGCGTGACGAAGGGCAGGGCGGCGACCGCCGGGCCGACCTCCTCCACGAGGTCGTCCGGGACGTTCCAGACCGTCATTCCGTTCTCCGTGTAGCCCAGCGCGTAGTGGTTCGGGACGACGCCGATCCGGCGGATTTTTCCCGCCCGCTCGAATCGGTTGATCGTCTCGATGACCCACCGCGTCTCCTGGCCGATGGCGTCGGCCACGTCCGCGTACGGCGTTTCGGTGAGGGGAAGTCCGCCCTGGACCTCGAGGACGAGATCGCGTTCGGCCGGCGTCAGCGCGGATCTGCCCGTCGAGGGGACGTCGGGTCCCAGGTCGGTGCAGTCGATACCCGCGCTCGCACCGTCCTCGCCGTCGAGGGGGCCGTCGACGTAAAACTTCGCCTCGACGCGAAACTCCTGTTCCTTCGG contains:
- a CDS encoding molybdopterin biosynthesis protein → MERKEFRDLASPDDARAAIGSLSLEGGIDRVSLEDARGRVIVTRLDAELDVPGFDRASLDGYALRARDTFGADEADPARLEVVGEVHAGEKPDVELEDGQAAEISTGAVMPSGADAMVPVERTDTDGSGDGGTDVLIRTSVAPGDNVMFAGTDVAAGERALGPGTRITPRDIGLLSALGIDEVPVRGKPRVGIVSTGDELVRPGEDLESERGEIYDVNSYTIAAGVEDAGGEAVLYPHAGDERDEMERVLREAAGECDLVLSSGSTSASAVDVIYRVIEEQGELLLHGVSVKPGKPMLVGRLESSAYVGLPGYPVSAMMVFRTFVAPAIREAAGLPEPTAATISGRMARQERYGEGRLRLMPVGVVGDATGDPLVYPVDKGSGATTSLAEADGVVEVDPETDYLEAGESVAVRLFSPDVRPPTLLGVGEDDPTLNRLLDGLENPRYLSVGSRPGVRRLREGVPDVAVVAGPLDRDIEATELGRWSREWGLIVQAGNPREIEALADVVDRDLRFVNRTTDSGLRSSLEAAVDDLAADRDANARDVRGTIDGFDLGLRAHESPARKVIAGEADVGLGLRETADRLDLGFVPVGEQSVRVLANPDRTGKDSVRELKTALESGPNGD
- a CDS encoding helix-turn-helix domain-containing protein; its protein translation is MSTIAEFRLPAVETTLGTAIEHAAGATFELESSVSKTRPSLWVSGVDRETANAAFEADPSVEEYDLLVETESRLLFDVSFVDETMGLRDELLADGGSLLEMWGTDGWWQVRVRFRSRDTLTDAYDRLEEAGISADLRRVTDVSGVTDDETRLTPEQQEALEAALEHGYFEIPRGISMEELAGELGISHQALSERFRRAYETLVDDELQPAGEQSRAE
- a CDS encoding glutathione S-transferase N-terminal domain-containing protein, whose amino-acid sequence is MLELYQAERCPHSTDVRATLTDLGVSYVIHNPRRPGSEGGDVLNEQTQQAMTKLGGKDSIPFLVDTDREETLYESEEIIDYLERHYG
- a CDS encoding HAD family hydrolase — translated: MDGATAVDCEYDFWLLDLDGTLVDVEWSYTRDVFDRVGDRLGREFTDREADILWSGLTGSRDRQLREWGVDPDEFWTAFHDEEDPQVRAEQTYLHEDAAFVADLEEPVGLVTHCQRFLCEPVLDHLDIRDWFDARLCCTPETGWKPDPAPVQSVMNDLGVGNNGHEGVLAGDGANDVGAAWNAGLDAIHVERVGHERRGQCVRGDYRVQSFDELF
- the lwrS gene encoding LWR-salt protein produces the protein MKARYVFRARLRLESEESSVRLESSSARTTVTVFREAPEPGREGWLFFRDTLWRGEVGDEAHGRRLAEEWLGESVESVAFRELQVDQEYFTALKEAIAADLEAFNAENVDEVLSKYLGSSIRVTDADGAAETADES
- a CDS encoding 4a-hydroxytetrahydrobiopterin dehydratase, translating into MADLLSDDEIESQLPDDWDREGDEIVRTYEFDDYLRGVNFAQMVGEIAEAQFHHPEIIIRYAEVEIRLTSHEEGGITGDDIEMAELIESERDA
- the hemA gene encoding glutamyl-tRNA reductase codes for the protein MIPAGVVTAGRVTHESGSVDDLAAASPESQRAGVADLCSVPAVEEAYVLSTCNRVEAYVVGTDADVGRAALEEFFAPVDDDAVVLTDHDESLHHLLCVASGLESVVLGEDQIIGQVRTAYEDARNAGGIGKMLEAAVTKAIHVGERARTETGINEGVVSLGSAATTLAARDVPLEGATALVVGAGEMGRLAARSLADAGVGTVVVANRTVSHAEHLASELEAAADAVPLEALDTVASEVDVVITATGSAEPVLEPRQLESADSGRENDGTGGDGGTGPAQVVVDLGQPRDVVPAADSLSTVTVYDLDDLESVTTETREQRADAAREVESMIDREFELLCEQYKRARADEVIAAMYESANRMKERELETALSQLDGEQFSADQREVVEAMADALVNQLLAPPTKSLREAAAEDDWSTINTALQLFDPDFGGDDGPMASPLTPGTMSVKPQLEATDDD